TCATCTGATCTGATTGAGTCTgatttaatagtaataataatgttgaaaataataaataatagtaataagtaaTCATgctctgatctggtctggtttggtctgatctgatctgatatgGTCTGATTTGGTTTGATCTAATGTGAACAAATCTAATCTAATctaatctgatctgatctgatctgatttcaataagaataagtaataagttcaaaaaataagttgaagagaatAGGCCTAATATCtgtattttttccttttttaaatgTTTGGATATCAAATATCAATTAACATATACTTGTTTATAGAGGTGAATTTtcactaatttaaaatttatctgACTTTGCAACTGAACTCGATTTGACCcgacataaaaaataatttatatttatgtaaaaaacaatgtaaagacaaaattcaatttcaaatcgACTTCAAATACCTAACCTGAAATCATTCGAACACCTCCACTTCTTTACTAGATTTTCACTAGGAATTTGGAGAACCTTTCACCGTTAGTTAATGGTTTTGTAGAAGATTCATAAAATTCCCATACAAAGCACAAAGAGGTTTCAACACGATTTAAGGACTTTAGACGTAACAAAACTATTAGCTGGTGGGGGCGAGTGATAGCATGTTTAATCGGTCCGACTCATTTGAGTTCGTTCTCTTACATAATTATTTGAAAGCACTATGCAGcttttaaaattatgatatttttttaatacttttatatcCTTAAAtagttattatttaattaatttagcaATTGATTATCATCAACTCAATATCCCACTTGTAACAGGGTTTGGGTGAGGGAAGACGATGGTCAATCTATATTCATCATCCCTGCAGAGAGGACAAGAGCAATGTGATCAAATTAACCCCAAAAATTATGAGCCTTGTAAAAGGAGGAATATGAGTGACATCGTAGTCTCAAGAGCAAAACAATCTGTAGAAAAACAACAAAGCAGATAAACTCAATgagaaaataaaacaaagtaGATAAAATCATTTAGGCTAAAAGTGTGAATGCATCATGGGCCCTTTTCATATGTAGCACAATCCGATGTGATTCCTTAATTTATAGACTATCCAGTATATAAAATTCAACACAAAAGGTAAAacgatttattttaatttattttactatgatgtttttttcttcttatttgggTAATCCAAAACGACGTATGGGCCTTACTCATACCTACATATTAAGAAAGTAGGCCATTTTTTAATATCAACTATTTGATTCCTCCAAATCAACTAGTCATACCCACATCATCCCATGATGTTTTCTATATacattattatgatttttatattaaaagttaAGGAAGAATATGGAAGGACAAAGGTAAGAGATTGATTATGAATTAGGAGTTCTTGCTAGTGTTTTGCAGCATGAAATTATCTGAAAATGTTCTGTTTGATTTTGGCACATAAATTTATGAATTGTAAGTGATATCgctttattttgaattttcaaaaattgatatttGGCCCTTTTATATTGTGAATGAAACCCTTTTGAATGAATTCACCCATTTTTGCAATtctaaattttagatttttaaaaatataatgtttATGTCCCATGATAGGTTTATAAGGAAAAGACTTTCTCACTAGCTACAGACCTGATAATGACCAGGTGAGAAAATAGtagaaaaatctaaaaaaaggTCAGAATAACCGCTAACGGTAAGGAGAAACATGGAAAGTTGTTACTCAAACCTCTAACATAATTCCTAACTATAAATACTTATATGTTCATCAATGCCAAGTACGCATTTCATCTTTCCTAAGAGCATTAACTTCAAAAGATGTTCTGAGATTCAATAAGAATTCATTAAGCAATTATTACATCCTAATTACATTAAAGAAATTCTAGTATATATCCTCCTAGCTAAAGACTACAATGCACTTAGAATCAGGCTATATAGGTACTTTAACTTATTTAAATACTAAATTGGACCTCGGAGACACCCTCTAAAGCCCCATAACATGTGTTACTTGTGCAGCCATAATCTCAGGTGATACCTAGTAAGGAATAAGTTAAGAATTAAGTAATTAATCTCTCACCAGCATTACATCCAACTCTATTTTGATACCATCACTATTGATCTTAATTGTGTCTATTATCAAAGGGGAACAAGTATACGTTTGCCTAAAATAGGAATTATGAAAGAATTAAGGTGCTATTGTTCACTAAAGCTTCTTTGTACAATTGAAACTTGAAACATAAAAAGTTAAGACTAAACAAGAATGTGGAAGGTTCGTGACTTCGTTCGTGTGTCTTAAATTACACATGGTGTCATCTACGTTGAGAGAAAATTGTATTATAATCGTAAAGAATCTTTCAAAAGGGAGAGGAACCAAAACCTAGGcctccttatatatatattagtattctACTTATCATAATTAGAATTATCATTGTTAACTTTGACCAATAAATACCATGCAAGAAAAAAGTTATATGGAACTATATATAGAGTTGAATTACGGAAGAAATTAGAGTTATATGTTGGTACTTTATTGTTGATATCGAATcagatttttattaataaattattagtattttttttaaaaaatataataataaaagatcgacaaataatttgaaaaagacTCACCCGTAAAATATGCTCGATATATGAGTTATATACTTGAAGCCCCAAGTTATGTGTTATAGCTAAGGTCTGACACCATGAGGAAAGACATTTTCGGAAAGTTCATCCGATGCACAAGTCAAACCagaataataatacaaattaaaataataagtatcaTTTTCTTCTAGtaattattatgtataaaaaagttactatgttaaaataataagtatgaAGGTGTTtctcatccttcttattttaagcacattttttattggttttcacCCAAATATATACATGAatcattttataaattataatcgcaaaatttagataatttattaattataaccataaagtttaatatttacgGGCTATAAACACTATAAATCAAAAAAGACAACTATTGTAATCATGTCTCCGGATTATGTTCACTAGTATTTTAAATGACCTTTGACCTAATTTAATTACCTTTGACTAACACTCATGACTAATCCAATCACCCAAACTACCCATTTCACCTTTgattagcttaaaaaccctcctTCTGCCATGCATGCCTACCCACCATCCCATTGTCacccttctttcttcttcttcttcttttttacTATTGATGTAAAAAATCTAAATTATCTCTTTTCatctaaataattataattaaaataaataaattcaatcCAACTTTTTACCGATATAAATCTAACaattactcttgtgagagaccgtctctcacttcaaaataagaagcccgctttttattttctctttaatttatattaattgggctatttaacccatatatctaatgcgcCACTCAAAGAGATCTTTTCTCACAACGATTAGTGTAAAtctaattaataatttcaacaaaatactagtaaataaatttattttatttcatgaaAAAGTACAAAAGAAAGTTTTacacaaaagaaaaagaatagaGATTAATTTTtgcaaagtaaaataaataaatgaatgaaaaatgaaccattTATTCTACTTTTCAAAAAGTCACACTTACCataaaaaatacattttttttatccttCGAGTAAAGCAAAACTAAAAGTATCCACGTACAGTAACGTGATTGTATAACAACATATTccttttaaacttcttttttccCACTATAAAACCTACATTTTTCCATTACTTACATGTTACAACTTCACTCATTAACCAAATTAACAAACTTCACtcacaaattcaaattcaaagtctaATCGTGTCGGTTAGAGTTTGTATCACTTTTTTTACACTAAAATTCATATTTAACTATCTTAGTCGGAGTTTGTACCACTATTTACACTCAAAATTCAGGTTTAATCGCCTCGATTGGAGCTTAAATCACTTTCTCCTGGtaaaatctttcatttgattttcGCTGTCTTTTTCTCCGTTTCTAATCATCTCCTTCACTCAGCCTTTGCTGTAccaaaaaaaaacttcataCTCCCAACATTATGGATTCAATCAATGTAGAAAAAATTCAAGCCCTAAAAagatacaaacaacaacaattcacaaAAACCCTATTGTTTTATTCCATATTAGGTTTATCATTTAGTATATTTTGTACAAGCCCATTTTGGTTTCCTCCTTTATATTCatgtataaataaaatcatttatatttatattccaAGAATAGTATCATTTTTCTTCAATGTAACATCTATTTTCATACTTGGGAATCTTATTGTAATATTTCTCTTGGGAGAGtcaaaaattcaaacttcagaAGATTCATCAATGGTTCGGCCAATAATCCAGCAAGTCAAAAGCCGAAAGCGACATATAAGGGAAGACATATTGCCAAAAATGGATTGCAAAATAGAGGAACAAGAAGTAGTACTTAAATTAGAAAGTAGAGAAGAAGAGATAAAAGAATTGAGCCAAGTTGAAGAGAAAGAGTTGGAGAATATAATAATGGAGGATAATTATGAAGaagaattaattgttaatttatcAACAGAAGAATTAAATAAAAGGGCAGATGATTTTATTGCTAGAGTGAATAAACAAATTAGGCTTGAAGCTGATCGTGAGGTACTTAGTTGTTGTTGAGATGTAGAAAattaacaagtttttttttgaaaaaaaattaatattttgtaatttattatatGA
This Amaranthus tricolor cultivar Red isolate AtriRed21 chromosome 13, ASM2621246v1, whole genome shotgun sequence DNA region includes the following protein-coding sequences:
- the LOC130798198 gene encoding uncharacterized protein LOC130798198, which produces MDSINVEKIQALKRYKQQQFTKTLLFYSILGLSFSIFCTSPFWFPPLYSCINKIIYIYIPRIVSFFFNVTSIFILGNLIVIFLLGESKIQTSEDSSMVRPIIQQVKSRKRHIREDILPKMDCKIEEQEVVLKLESREEEIKELSQVEEKELENIIMEDNYEEELIVNLSTEELNKRADDFIARVNKQIRLEADREVLSCC